The window CCGTCATCTGAGCATCTACCTTGCCCAGAATCTGCTCCACTGCCTCCAATCAACAAATACGTAACAAAGTCATGGATCTGATCCCCCAGAATACGTCCTCTACCACTATGGACAGCTTGAGAATCCAGGCATATTAAGCCAATACCCTCTTCTTCACACATAAGGGGCAGCCTCCCCATGATCAAATACCAAGAACAGATGAGGGTTGCAAAACAGAGCACAGAGCAGGAACAAAAGGACTTATGAAAGCTGCGTTTCATATCTCAATTAACGAGCTTATGACGCAGAggtggataaaaaaaatgggtttcaaATAATTTGCAAAGAGATCGAAATTAAAACGAGATGACCAACAACTCATAAAACAGAGTCCAGAGGACAAGTTAGAAACCAAATGCAGGATGAGGGTGAGCAAACACaaatattgaaagaaaataggTAGGAGTTTCACCTGCTTGCATTGATATGTCAAGATAGAAACTCATGATAACCAGTAAACATAATAAAGTGCCATGAACACAAAAGAAACCTCAGATTACATGAATAAATACCTGTATCACCCTCTTCCAAGGCTATTCCTCTGTGTCTTTCTTCAAACAGCTTTCATGAACTCTCTCTCAAGCCCTCTGGTCCTCTCAGCTTGCTTCTCTAGAATCTCCTCACCCTGCTCTCCTCTGATTTTTCTCtgtctcctctctctctcttccgaAATCCCCTAAGCTCAAGAAATACCCTCCAGAAAAATCTCCTCCTCCCTCTAGCTAACAGGATcctctcctttttcttcttttcctcctGCCCCCCTTCAAAACCTCTCTCTCTTCCCTTCTAAAAGATCCTCGCCACCTTCCGGATTTGCCCTCCTAACGGCCTCTGTAGCAGCAACCCTACTCCACTAACTCATCTGCTGGCTTTTTCTCCCCCACTCCCACATGCAGCTGGCAACCTAAAAATGTCCCTCCTCAGAAAAAATCTTCCAACGGcctggagagagagagaccaaGCAGCTTTTTCCAGATTCCTCAGACACGTGTCGAAGCTTCATTTGCTCCTTGATTCCACTACCTGGTTCCTTGCACCAAGCACGAGACGACACGTGGCTCTTTAAGAGCCCTCCACCTGGCAAAAAGAGCTGCAACAATTACCTCCCAaagtgggggtctacaatatcataaaattaaaaacaatgttttcaattttttatatttttaattattactccGAATATCCTACAAAATACTActaaaaatatctcaattttattattaaaaataacttattatttgaataaattgtcaaatttataaaaacatatttttaagttaaaaatttatttattattttaaaaaataaaaaattgcttttaaaaacagatTTCAAACATGTTCGATTTCATGATCAGAAAAATGCATGTAATAGGTTTTAAATTATTCCAAAGGACACATCATTTGAAGAAATTTTAATCAACTAAGTTCTACGTTGGTAAACTTTCAACACACCCGATTCGTACCAATCTTTTAGGTATATCCAAATTAAttctttaaaacaataaaatagagACATAATTGGTGATGAGAAATATTAAGAATTTGGTATGATTATCATTGAAACTATCAAAAGACAAATTCCACGAAAGTCATCTTTTGAAAACTTGATCACTTCaacttatttatcttttatgacTCAAATGTCCACTCAATATTTCTACACCAACTCAACAACTTGTGTGGGTATCgcaaattcatttaaaatattattctatttaatgaataaaaaaaaaactcattttaataACCAAACTCTTAAAATTTCACAAGTTAACCAAAGTATTAAATTTGAATGATCATACTTTGTTTCGTTTTCtataataaaagtgttttttataaatttattgtgGCCGATCTTAGAATATTTTTAGCAaggaattcaaataaaaataaaagtgtttttgatgAATTTATTATGGTGaatcttataatattttgagtagggaattcaaataaaattttttgaatggTTAAAAAAGACacctgaaaaataaaatatgacatatcattttcatcaacaatgaatatttatatacaaatacaaTTGACTCTATTATAATTTAAACTCAGTCTTTTgttctaatttaaattaatagaaGACTTCTActttaattcaaactctatattttattttaattcaaattaataatagaCTTCTATTCTTATTCAAGTTctatattctattttaatttaaactaataataaatagataaatattaatagtTAAATTAATGATAAACATGTTATTTTCTCTATTATGCCCCGTGAGCGTGAGCTTAGGAGGAGAGTCCAATCTTACTCTTAAGATGAATGTGCCAACTAGAATGGTTGATCCAACGGCCATGTGGCTACTTGAACACGAAGGTGGCCGCATCAGTTTCTCGTGGTACTTCTGGTAGCGTATGATTTGTGAATCTTCTGAGTACTTGGAACTTGGAAGTGAGCCTGTGCAATCCCACATCGAACACACATGAAACGGTGCAAAGTCCGAGCATGCTATAAACTGGAAAATGTTGCTTCATTGCAACTCATACCTTTCTCGGCCTTTTGGCTAAGATCAAGTGTAGTATCTGTTCTTATCAGTTTAATATCTGATACGTGGGCCATCGGCTcacatgatattaaattaatttttctaggGGGAGGTCTCACCACAGTAGCTTGCTACTGGAGTCCTCAAGCGTCGCCCATGCGTTGCACTACTGCACGGGCCTGGCACGCCCCTACCAAAccaatttcaaatattattgatatttcTCCCTTGTGGTTGGGCAGCATTAGGCCAACCTCTCTGTCATGTGAGCACAATATATGaaagaatatttcaataaaaaaaaatgtttacaaaCATCAAATATTGTCTATACTTTTGTAAGTAgtatagaaataaattattttattttatattttatgcctattttttaggtttttaaattaaaattttagttttttttaattaaaatgatttattttacggaatgaatgattaaaaaaatttatttcaaaattatttattttataaaataagtaataaatttaaaaaaaaaatgtaaatttatgATTTGCTAAATATTTATATCTCACATCTCAACCAATGATTATTATAtcttatgaataaaaatataaaaaagagttAAATTGGTATATCCTATCATTGGTTGAAGGtgagataattttattaataatatagatATAAATTATCTTATGACATATTTGataggttttcaaattacaaatttaatcaaaattatttaatttgtaaaatgaataataaaaaatttggaaaaattataatcaatgtaaattaataattcaatataTCATGTTTCAATTtagaattataataaaaaatacattattttattattccatATAATATTTAACCAAAACAAAGATCacttttaaagaataaataaaatatttatttaatattattttccaaatttaatagTGACAAGGATGTTGAGAAATTTGGAATCTTTTAACAAAAAGAGCATCACAAATGGGTTGTTGAGGAAAAGAGGTCAACCTAACTCACACCTAACATCATTTACAAGTATTACCGtcagattattattttttattatatatatatataatatatcaattagccaccaaacaatttaattttgacAATTCCTCATCCAAGTAGCAGCTTGCTTTGACCCAAAGGAAAtcaaaacgctgcgttttggGGACGTAAGGGTAAAAGCCGGAGAAAATGGGGTCGGCTTTGCAACTGAAAACGATGCGTTTAAAAGGGGCGAGTTTTGGTCTATTCACTCATTCAACTACACGCATCTCCCTCCAAGAGCAAAGCTCTCTTAGTGTCAACTACCCAACCCCCCTTCCTTCCCATTCCGCCATACCAACTTTCCCCATTCTCCCTCTAGCAGCAGCCATGGCCAGTTTGCTTCAGGGTTCGTGCTCTTCCACTAGGCCTGCAATTCACAGTTTGGGGGTTTCTTCAGATGGCGACACTTCCAGATcaatttctttctcttctcaaCTCAACAATCTCTGCTTCAAGTATATATCcctctttctctatttttttttctttctgtttcttGTGTTTAGTTGCTCACAAAGAAATACAAATCCACTCTCCCGGACCCAATTTACCATTTTTCTTACTTCACTTAATTGACTATATCATTGATTCTTGGGAGGTAGTATGATATTCTGTATGCAGTGAATCTTCCATAATTGCATATTTACAAGTCTTTCTGTATGAATCCTTTGTATGAGGTATGCGATGCTGAACAATTCACTCAGTTGGTGATTCTATAGAACTGATAACATTGATGACTATGTAGCAGATACAAACAGTTGTTCcatcaaatttgatttatttagaAAGTAGGGTAAATAATAGTACAAACGCAATCTATGTGAGTACGACTTCATTTCTAGATGTGGATTTGAATAAACGATATGTGATGACTGTGTCCCAAATGCTTGAACAGTTCTTGCAGATTTGAGATATGTATTACTGTCTCACTTGCCTCCGTATTGTTTTGGTAGATCATTGGAGAAAAGGTTTCATGTGAAGCGCCTTAGAATGGGTACCCTTGTAAGGGCAGAGAGCATATCCAAGCAAGTGCAGGTTGACATCTCATTGAGTCCAAGAGTAAATTCTGTAAAGCCTTCAAAAACAATTGCTGTAACTGATTTGGCAACTGCACTTGTGCAAGCTGGAGTTCCAGTTATACGGTTAGCAGCAGGAGAACCTGATTTTGATACCCCTACTGTTGTTGCTGAGGTTACCTATCCTTTTCTTCCCAATTTGGCAAAAAtttctgtttttccttttctttactTATATGGTtcatcgtttttttttttggtgtaaaTTTAGGCTGGCATAAATGCAATTCGTGAAGGTTATACAAGGTACACACCCAATGCAGGCACTCTGGAGCTCCGCACTGCAATTTGTCATAAACTAAAGGGTTAGTTGCTCCAATGTATATGGGCTAATCTCATACATATCGCAACTGTTAAGTTTTGCTGCATCTTTTGgacattatttttaatgattgattttcttgttgTAGAGGAGAATGGACTAACTTATACCCCTGATCAAATATTGGTCAGCAATGGAGCCAAGCAGTCTGTACTTCAAGCTGTGCTTGCAGTTTGTTCACCGGGTGATGAGGTAATGTACTGTTAAGTATTGAACCTCCAGTCttaaaaattttttgaaatgttgttGGCATTCTTGCTTGTTTGTGACATTATGTGTAAATACAAGGACACCTCTATGTGCCCCTCAACGTGATAGTATGTGGACCAtaatgatgaagaaaaatggcATTAGCTTGTTTTTCCAACTTCCAAATGTAGCTTGTAGGTTCTTATCTGATGAGGGGAGGTGGAAAGGCAGGAGTACCTCTTCTGGAAGAGGGTGTATCCTTTGTAACCAAAGACATAACAGCTGAAACTTCCCAGGATGTGAGCCCTCAAAATTATCCTAGCTGTCATCTATCCAGAGCAAAGATCTTGCTTCAATATTGGTTTGATAGGATCCATGTAGCTGTTAGGAAAACACTTTGGTTGTTTGATACCTCCCTTAAATTATTTAGACATCTTTCCGTCATTTCCAATTATTCCCCTACAGCTGCTGCTTTGTTTCCTAGAGAATATGCGAAGTTTATCCATTTGACATATTTAAAATAGATAACTTGGTAATCTGCCAATTCTTAATTGGTTGTTACCCTTTTCCTCCACGGTATTCAAAGTTTGTCCTGAAAGCAAAATTTTCAGCAAAACCTTTGCTGAAAGGAATAAGATGCTAAATATGTAAGCCACTCCAATCACTCAGTCGGATTTCTGTAATTCCCCCTACTTACGTATCATGATGTTTCAGTAAAGTCACAAGGCTTGTTGAAAtcttaaaggaaaaaggaaaaaagggggGTCATCTCCATTCTATCTGCAAAAGTGACAAAATGCCCTAAATTCAAGCCAAGCTACTCTTTCTCATGCCTTTCACTCCGTGCTATTTCTGCGTAATGTACTAGTGCTTTAGAAAAGGGCTTGGGCCTGAATCACCCTTTCTCCTGCCTTCTCGAGTCTctctcttctttattttctttcttttttctacttttaagtGATGAACCAAATGGACATGAAGCCTCAACAATCTGGATTCATTTTCagaaattataatataatttgttaattttgagaaaaggcTCATGCTGGAATAACTAGTTTTGCAAACCTAAAGtgcccaaatattttttaatatgccGCTGTCATACAAAGTTATGTGGATTTGGCAGAATTAATGCACTTGCCTTATGATTCTGATTAGGTCTACGACTGAGCATAAATGCGATCACAAGGAAAAGTCATTTGCTAATGATGCTGTTTCTTCTTCAGGTTATTATTCCTGGTCCATTTTACGTAAGCTACCCTGAAATGGCAAGGTTAGCTGATGCTACGCCTGTGATTCTTCCTACACTCATCTCCAACAATTTTCTCTTGGATCCAGAGGTTCTTAAGTCCACAATCAGTGAAAAGTCAAGGGTGCTGATTCTTTGTTCACCATCAAATCCAACAGGATCTGTATATCCCAAGAAACTCCTAGAGGAGATTGCTGATATCGTAGCAAAACATCCTAGACTTCTGGTAAGTTGTTAAACATGGTGCAGAAAGACAGGGAGAATAAATGCATTCTATTGTCAGCCATACTTGCATTTGAATCCTTGACTTACTTACCTCTTCTAATTCAGGTAATAGCTGATGAGATTTATGAGCATATTATTTATGCACCAGCCATTCACACAAGCTTTGCGTCTTTACCAGGCATGTGGGAGAGAACGCTTACCGTCAATGGATTTTCAAAGGTAACTCGTTtaggttttatttaaaatagctAACATACATGAATTTCCATAACTTCTCTTTGGTTTTGATTAGTCCCTTGTTATTTGATCTTTGATGATTCTAAGCACATAGTGCACGAAGTAATTGAGTTTCAACACCTCTAGATGCAttgtaaaatgtaaaaatattgcATCACAGCACTGTAGGTTATCTATAATGGGACAGGTTCTTTGTGGAAATTGACATTAGAATGTGGCACATTTGTAGACTTTTGCAATGACTGGTTGGCGACTTGGATACCTAGCTGGTCCAAAACACTTTGTGGCAGCATGTGGAAAAATTCAGAGCCAGGTAATCATCATCTCCACCTACTAAACCAAATTCTCCCCTCCCACattgagaaaatgaataaataaataaatgctgCAAGGCAGTTATTACCCAAGTAATGAATGAGGGATAACGACCTGCAATCACTTAATGGAGGAAAATCTTGTTACTAGATGAATGATTGCATGCATACTACCTATCATATATCCCTTCTGTTTGACATAAAATTTCCAATGCTCAAAAGATTCTGTTGATTTAGCCAAAGGCGATGTATTTGTGCGTTGAGTTTGGTGTAAGTGTTCTAGAACAGCGTCAAGTTGGTTGGCGGATGGACTATCCAGACCCACCGTATGGATTTTTTGCAGATCTCCATGAAAAGAATTTCACTATAGAATATATCCTGACATTCCACTTTGGTAATCCTTAGATGGTTCAAGACTatgcaaaattattttccaaggTCCTATATATGGGACTTTATGATTATAATCGAGCAGTTTCTTAAACTGATTTCTGATGGTAAGTGCTACCTGCATGTGTGTGGGATACATTCCTAGAGTGAAATCTCTCCTTGTGGTTACTTAATTTGGCCTAAGTTGTGCTGTCTGTAATTACTGGTCTGAACTCAGGTTATCCTCCCAAGTCAGATTGTGTTTTGAGTCTGCTACCATGCAATGCAAGTTTTAGTTGTTTCAGTATGTGTCTTGTGGTTTCAGGTCACCTCAGGTGCTAGCAGCATTTCACAGAAAGCAGGGGTTGCGGCTTTGGGATTGGGGTACCGTGGAGGGGAAGCAGTTGCCAAAATGGTAAAAGCATTTGAAGAGCGAAGGGATTTCTTGGTTGAAAGCTTTAGAGAGTTGGGGGGTGTTAAGATATCAGAGCCTCAggtcttatttttgttttgttttaattactTATATTTATAGCCATTTCCTGTTAACTTGAAATCCATTCTAAATCCTGTCAATTTGCAGGGTGCATTCTATCTATTCCTTGATTTCAGTTCCTATTATGGAGCAGAAGCAGAAGGTTATGGTATCATCAAGGACTCAGAATCTCTATGCAAATATCTGCTTGATAAGGCACAGGTAAGGTTTTCTGATTTTAGTGATGACTTTTCATAAATGGAATAGGCACTGTGGGGAACAGGACAAGCTTATTCTTCTTGTCTCGTTTTCAATTTTAATCCAAACTCCAGGGTATATTCACCAAGAGACCCAAGGTCGAGGGTGGTATCTCTGCGTTCCCCTATCAGACTATTCATCATTTAAGAGGATATAACAATTGAAGTCCAAGAATGGAGGAGAAAGTAAACATACATTGGTTCCACCCCCGACCTAACCCCTATTTTATGTCTTAATGGCTATTGCAAGACTATGGTTAGATTCTGTGGTACTGAAAAAAAACATGGGAGGGTTCCAACAAAATATGGTCTTGGAGCATctgttttattctattttttctagAGTAGTTGTTACTCTCGTGGATTCCAAAACTCTTAAGCAAAAAGGCAATGCGATCTTATTTTAAAGTGACATTATCTTGCAGGTTGCGCTGGTCCCAGGAGATGCATTCGGGGATGACAAATGCATCCGCATCTCCTACGCTGCATCCATGTCAAATTTGCAGGCAGCTATGGAAAGAATCAAGGGAGCAATTGTGCACCTCAAGGCTACCGTCCCTGCCTGAACAGTGAGATGCAGCTATGGATGGAATCCAGGGAGCGGGGATTCCTTTCTCAACTGTTTGCTCCTCAAGGTCTAAATTATGTTTTCATTGTCAGTTTGTCTTATCATGATTGGGTCCAGCGTATGGTTTatgattagaaattagaatGATGTGGATCCATCTACTTCTTGTACGATatgggaataaaaaaaatcatgcctttttcctttcattcaCTTTTGGTTTCACTGCATtcaaaattatgtttggttttatattgagagaaaatatgaagaaaagaaaagaaaaaagaaaaaataaatttatttttatatattattttaaacttattttaattcttttatctaaaaattaaataaattatatatatatatatatatatttcataacaAAATCAATAACCCAAAAGTGTGACAATTTACCCTCACGGTAGCTTGCGTCAGacacaaaataatgaaatatgatGGTTTTATAGGATAATTCAAAAGGGCCTGACGCATGCACATCGACTTCCCAATTAAACTCAACTTTAACTTAACCCAGTCGTGTTACCAGCTTGAAAACATAATTCATTACAGGCATGTTAGGAAGTAGGAACTACCCTACCCTACCCTACCCTACCCTAAAAGGGTAAGAGGAAACGAAAAAACAGCTACATTTCAAGTGAGCTAAAAGAACACAGCTGAATGACTTCATTCAGCCCTTGGTCTTCTGTATCGGGAGGTCAAGTAGACTCACTAAATGCATGAAGAGGCGAATGCTTTCATACCCAAAAGTGTGGAGGTTAGGGATGTtgggaagatttttttttatttttttttgatagattaaGATAGgcatgaataaaataataataggaaagAGTACACCAAAGTACAACCATTACCATTTTGGATATAGTTGTGGACAAAGTGATTGGGAAACAAACCCTGAAACACCCCATGATAATATTCTAATTGGCTGCTTATAAGTGACACTAGGAGGCTGCCTCTCAAAAGTCAAAACATGGTCAGTAAATCATTGTTTGTCTTCTAACTGTACGGAAGGTATAAGCAATTTTCCTCGTGAAGGAAAACGAAAATTCTAGTATAGAAGATAACCATACCTTCCATGTTCCAATATATGGCAAAGGCTCTTAACCATCTTGACCTTCAAAGGCAAACAATGCTAAACCATCTTAATGGTCCTCGATAATTTAAGGCTATATTTAGAATGTCACAGCCCAGTTGATCATTTCTTTATCAATGATTTGTTAAACTCATTTTAACATATCAAATAGATAAAGACCAGTCCTGAAAATTGTGCAGAACTATTGTTACTAGCATTACAATATAATCAATTATAGTACGAACTGACCAGCACCTTTATAGTGGTGCAGATCAAATATCCCTCTTTGTCCTCTCCCTGGTGCCAtaactttcatatttttcaggTTCTTCTCCTGCCAGAAGCAAAACATAAAGTAAAAGGCTACATGCTACAGACAGCATGATGTCATGCCCTTTACCCAATTGGCACAAAACTTGTACTgcttttaataaatgaaatcaGGCAgcaaaaaatgcatttttcacTAAAACCGACCTCAATAACGAGTATTATCAAAGACCCATGGCTCATGCAAGAAAAGCTCTCGGCCATTCATTTGCACTGCCCCTGCTGCTATGTCCTCCACACGTTTCCTAGCTGCTTCGTCTCTTCTAGCTGACACATCAGCATcctgcaaaaaaataaaaaagatgatcACTGTCCTTGGGTTAGAGTAGAAATTCCGTATCAGTGACTAACCAACACTTGAGAGGGTCTATGTAACTTCTTCAGTCCTCGAGCACTTCAAAGAATCAGACTGCCTAAAACTCTGGAGTTGTCCATAAACATATAACAGGAGAAGGCACTGGATTTTTTGTGAGCTACTATATCCAGTTCCTTGTGCGGTAAAAGAACTGCCTACTAACTGTTTCAGTTGATGGGTTACCTCACTGATTATGGATACCTTATAGCTATGTAATATTAGGCATATACATtcctttttttgataagcaaacaaggatatatatatcaaaaaaagA is drawn from Vitis riparia cultivar Riparia Gloire de Montpellier isolate 1030 chromosome 18, EGFV_Vit.rip_1.0, whole genome shotgun sequence and contains these coding sequences:
- the LOC117905333 gene encoding bifunctional aspartate aminotransferase and glutamate/aspartate-prephenate aminotransferase-like; amino-acid sequence: MRLKGASFGLFTHSTTRISLQEQSSLSVNYPTPLPSHSAIPTFPILPLAAAMASLLQGSCSSTRPAIHSLGVSSDGDTSRSISFSSQLNNLCFKSLEKRFHVKRLRMGTLVRAESISKQVQVDISLSPRVNSVKPSKTIAVTDLATALVQAGVPVIRLAAGEPDFDTPTVVAEAGINAIREGYTRYTPNAGTLELRTAICHKLKEENGLTYTPDQILVSNGAKQSVLQAVLAVCSPGDEVIIPGPFYVSYPEMARLADATPVILPTLISNNFLLDPEVLKSTISEKSRVLILCSPSNPTGSVYPKKLLEEIADIVAKHPRLLVIADEIYEHIIYAPAIHTSFASLPGMWERTLTVNGFSKTFAMTGWRLGYLAGPKHFVAACGKIQSQVTSGASSISQKAGVAALGLGYRGGEAVAKMVKAFEERRDFLVESFRELGGVKISEPQGAFYLFLDFSSYYGAEAEGYGIIKDSESLCKYLLDKAQVALVPGDAFGDDKCIRISYAASMSNLQAAMERIKGAIVHLKATVPA